In the genome of Globicephala melas chromosome 3, mGloMel1.2, whole genome shotgun sequence, one region contains:
- the HNRNPA0 gene encoding heterogeneous nuclear ribonucleoprotein A0: MENSQLCKLFIGGLNVQTSESGLRGHFEAFGTLTDCVVVVNPQTKRSRCFGFVTYSNVEEADAAMAASPHAVDGNTVELKRAVSREDSARPGAHAKVKKLFVGGLKGDVAEGDLIEHFSQFGTVEKAEIIADKQSGKKRGFGFVYFQNHDAADKAAVVKFHPIQGHRVEVKKAVPKEDIHSGGGGGGSRSSRGGRGGRGRGGGRDQNGLSKGGGGYNSYGGYGGGGGYNAYGGGGGGSSYGGSDYGNGFGGFGSYSQHQSSYGPMKSGGGGGGGGSSWGGRSNSGPYRGGYGGGGGYGGSSF, translated from the coding sequence ATGGAGAATTCCCAGCTGTGTAAGCTGTTCATCGGCGGCCTCAACGTGCAGACGAGTGAGTCGGGCCTGCGCGGCCACTTTGAGGCCTTTGGGACCCTGACGGACTGCGTGGTGGTGGTGAACCCCCAGACCAAGCGCTCCCGTTGCTTCGGCTTCGTGACCTACTCCAATGTGGAGGAGGCCGATGCCGCCATGGCCGCCTCGCCCCATGCCGTGGACGGCAACACGGTGGAGCTGAAGCGGGCGGTGTCCCGGGAGGATTCGGCGCGGCCCGGTGCCCACGCCAAGGTGAAGAAGCTCTTTGTCGGGGGCCTTAAGGGAGACGTGGCCGAGGGCGACCTGATAGAGCACTTCTCGCAGTTTGGCACCGTGGAAAAGGCCGAGATTATTGCCGACAAGCAGTCTGGCAAGAAGCGTGGTTTCGGCTTCGTGTATTTTCAGAATCACGACGCGGCAGACAAGGCCGCGGTGGTCAAGTTCCATCCGATCCAGGGCCATCGCGTGGAGGTGAAGAAGGCTGTCCCCAAGGAGGATATCCACTCCGGTGGGGGCGGAGGCGGCTCCCGCTCCTCCCGGGGCGGCCGGGGCGGTCGGGGTCGGGGCGGTGGTCGTGACCAGAACGGCCTGTCTAAGGGCGGCGGCGGCTACAACAGCTACGGTGGTTACGGCGGCGGCGGTGGCTACAACGCCTACGGAGGCGGCGGAGGCGGTTCGTCCTACGGTGGAAGCGACTACGGTAACGGCTTCGGCGGCTTCGGTAGCTACAGCCAGCACCAGTCGTCCTATGGGCCCATGAAgagcggtggcggcggcggtggaGGAGGCAGCAGCTGGGGAGGTCGCAGTAACAGTGGACCTTACAGAGGTGGCTATGGCGGTGGGGGTGGGTATGGAGGCAGCtccttctaa